The region NNNNNNNNNNNNNNNNNNNNNNNNNNNNNNNNNNNNNNNNNNNNNNNNNNNNNNNNNNNNNNNNNNNNNNNNNNNNNNNNNNNNNNNNNNNNNNNNNNNNNNNNNNNNNNNNNNNNNNNNNNNNNNNNNNNNNNNNNNNNNNNNNNNNNNNNNNNNNNNNNNNNNNNNNNNNNNNNNNNNNNNNNNNNNNNNNNNNNNNNNNNNNNNNNNNNNNNNNNNNNNNNNNNNNNNNNNNNNNNNNNNNNNNNNNNNNNNNNNNNNNNNNNNNNNNNNNNNNNNNNNNNNNNNNNNNNNNNNNNNNNNNNNNNNNNNNNNNNNNNNNNNNNNNNNNNNNNNNNNNNNNNNNNNNNNNNNNNNNNNNNNNNNNNNNNNNNNNNNNNNNNNNNNNNNNNNNNNNNNNNNNNNNNNNNNNNNNNNNNNNNNNNNNNNNNNNNNNNNNNNNNNNNNNNNNNNNNNNNNNNNNNNNNNNNNNNNNNNNNNNNNNNNNNNNNNNNNNNNNNNNNNNNNNNNNNNNNNNNNNNNNNNNNNNNNNNNNNNNNNNNNNNNNNNNNNNNNNNNNNNNNNNNNNNNNNNNNNNNNNNNNNNNNNNNNNNNNNNNNNNNNNNNNNNNNNNNNNNNNNNNNNNNNNNNNNNNNNNNNNNNNNNNNNNNNNNNNNNNNNNNNNNNNNNNNNNNNNNNNNNNNNNNNNNNNNNNNNNNNNNNNNNNNNNNNNNNNNNNNNNNNNNNNNNNNNNNNNNNNNNNNNNNNNNNNNNNNNNNNNNNNNNNNNNNNNNNNNNNNNNNNNNNNNNNNNNNNNNNNNNNNNNNNNNNNNNNNNNNNNNNNNNNNNNNNNNNNNNNNNNNNNNNNNNNNNNNNNNNNNNNNNNNNNNNNNNNNNNNNNNNNNNNNNNNNNNNNNNNNNNNNNNNNNNNNNNNNNNNNNNNNNNNNNNNNNNNNNNNNNNNNNNNNNNNNNNNNNNNNNNNNNNNNNNNNNNNNNNNNNNNNNNNNNNNNNNNNNNNNNNNNNNNNNNNNNNNNNNNNNNNNNNNNNNNNNNNNNNNNNNNNNNNNNNNNNNNNNNNNNNNNNNNNNNNNNNNNNNNNNNNNNNNNNNNNNNNNNNNNNNNNNNNNNNNNNNNNNNNNNNNNNNNNNNNNNNNNNNNNNNNNNNNNNNNNNNNNNNNNNNNNNNNNNNNNNNNNNNNNNNNNNNNNNNNNNNNNNNNNNNNNNNNNNNNNNNNNNNNNNNNNNNNNNNNNNNNNNNNNNNNNNNNNNNNNNNNNNNNNNNNNNNNNNNNNNNNNNNNNNNNNNNNNNNNNNNNNNNNNNNNNNNNNNNNNNNNNNNNNNNNNNNNNNNNNNNNNNNNNNNNNNNNNNNNNNNNNNNNNNNNNNNNNNNNNNNNNNNNNNNNNNNNNNNNNNNNNNNNNNNNNNNNNNNNNNNNNNNNNNNNNNNNNNNNNNNNNNNNNNNNNNNNNNNNNNNNNNNNNNNNNNNNNNNNNNNNNNNNNNNNNNNNNNNNNNNNNNNNNNNNNNNNNNNNNNNNNNNNNNNNNNNNNNNNNNNNNNNNNNNNNNNNNNNNNNNNNNNNNNNNNNNNNNNNNNNNNNNNNNNNNNNNNNNNNNNNNNNNNNNNNNNNNNNNNNNNNNNNNNNNNNNNNNNNNNNNNNNNNNNNNNNNNNNNNNNNNNNNNNNNNNNNNNNNNNNNNNNNNNNNNNNNNNNNNNNNNNNNNNNNNNNNNNNNNNNNNNNNNNNNNNNNNNNNNNNNNNNNNNNNNNNNNNNNNNNNNNNNNNNNNNNNNNNNNNNNNNNNNNNNNNNNNNNNNNNNNNNNNNNNNNNNNNNNNNNNNNNNNNNNNNNNNNNNNNNNNNNNNNNNNNNNNNNNNNNNNNNNNNNNNNNNNNNNNNNNNNNNNNNNNNNNNNNNNNNNNNNNNNNNNNNNNNNNNNNNNNNNNNNNNNNNNNNNNNNNNNNNNNNNNNNNNNNNNNNNNNNNNNNNNNNNNNNNNNNNNNNNNNNNNNNNNNNNNNNNNNNNNNNNNNNNNNNNNNNNNNNNNNNNNNNNNNNNNNNNNNNNNNNNNNNNNNNNNNNNNNNNNNNNNNNNNNNNNNNNNNNNNNNNNNNNNNNNNNNNNNNNNNNNNNNNNNNNNNNNNNNNNNNNNNNNNNNNNNNNNNNNNNNNNNNNNNNNNNNNNNNNNNNNNNNNNNNNNNNNNNNNNNNNNNNNNNNNNNNNNNNNNNNNNNNNNNNNNNNNNNNNNNNNNNNNNNNNNNNNNNNNNNNNNNNNNNNNNNNNNNNNNNNNNNNNNNNNNNNNNNNNNNNNNNNNNNNNNNNNNNNNNNNNNNNNNNNNNNNNNNNNNNNNNNNNNNNNNNNNNNNNNNNNNNNNNNNNNNNNNNNNNNNNNNNNNNNNNNNNNNNNNNNNNNNNNNNNNNNNNNNNNNNNNNNNNNNNNNNNNNNNNNNNNNNNNNNNNNNNNNNNNNNNNNNNNNNNNNNNNNNNNNNNNNNNNNNNNNNNNNNNNNNNNNNNNNNNNNNNNNNNNNNNNNNNNNNNNNNNNNNNNNNNNNNNNNNNNNNNNNNNNNNNNNNNNNNNNNNNNNNNNNNNNNNNNNNNNNNNNNNNNNNNNNNNNNNNNNNNNNNNNNNNNNNNNNNNNNNNNNNNNNNNNNNNNNNNNNNNNNNNNNNNNNNNNNNNNNNNNNNNNNNNNNNNNNNNNNNNNNNNNNNNNNNNNNNNNNNNNNNNNNNNNNNNNNNNNNNNNNNNNNNNNNNNNNNNNNNNNNNNNNNNNNNNNNNNNNNNNNNNNNNNNNNNNNNNNNNNNNNNNNNNNNNNNNNNNNNNNNNNNNNNNNNNNNNNNNNNNNNNNNNNNNNNNNNNNNNNNNNNNNNNNNNNNNNNNNNNNNNNNNNNNNNNNNNNNNNNNNNNNNNNNNNNNNNNNNNNNNNNNNNNNNNNNNNNNNNNNNNNNNNNNNNNNNNNNNNNNNNNNNNNNNNNNNNNNNNNNNNNNNNNNNNNNNNNNNNNNNNNNNNNNNNNNNNNNNNNNNNNNNNNNNNNNNNNNNNNNNNNNNNNNNNNNNNNNNNNNNNNNNNNNNNNNNNNNNNNNNNNNNNNNNNNNNNNNNNNNNNNNNNNNNNNNNNNNNNNNNNNNNNNNNNNNNNNNNNNNNNNNNNNNNNNNNNNNNNNNNNNNNNNNNNNNNNNNNNNNNNNNNNNNNNNNNNNNNNNNNNNNNNNNNNNNNNNNNNNNNNNNNNNNNNNNNNNNNNNNNNNNNNNNNNNNNNNNNNNNNNNNNNNNNNNNNNNNNNNNNNNNNNNNNNNNNNNNNNNNNNNNNNNNNNNNNNNNNNNNNNNNNNNNNNNNNNNNNNNNNNNNNNNNNNNNNNNNNNNNNNNNNNNNNNNNNNNNNNNNNNNNNNNNNNNNNNNNNNNNNNNNNNNNNNNNNNNNNNNNNNNNNNNNNNNNNNNNNNNNNNNNNNNNNNNNNNNNNNNNNNNNNNNNNNNNNNNNNNNNNNNNNNNNNNNNNNNNNNNNNNNNNNNNNNNNNNNNNNNNNNNNNNNNNNNNNNNNNNNNNNNNNNNNNNNNNNNNNNNNNNNNNNNNNNNNNNNNNNNNNNNNNNNNNNNNNNNNNNNNNNNNNNNNNNNNNNNNNNNNNNNNNNNNNNNNNNNNNNNNNNNNNNNNNNNNNNNNNNNNNNNNNNNNNNNNNNNNNNNNNNNNNNNNNNNNNNNNNNNNNNNNNNNNNNNNNNNNNNNNNNNNNNNNNNNNNNNNNNNNNNNNNNNNNNNNNNNNNNNNNNNNNNNNNNNNNNNNNNNNNNNNNNNNNNNNNNNNNNNNNNNNNNNNNNNNNNNNNNNNNNNNNNNNNNNNNNNNNNNNNNNNNNNNNNNNNNNNNNNNNNNNNNNNNNNNNNNNNNNNNNNNNNNNNNNNNNNNNNNNNNNNNNNNNNNNNNNNNNNNNNNNNNNNNNNNNNNNNNNNNNNNNNNNNNNNNNNNNNNNNNNNNNNNNNNNNNNNNNNNNNNNNNNNNNNNNNNNNNNNNNNNNNNNNNNNNNNNNNNNNNNNNNNNNNNNNNNNNNNNNNNNNNNNNNNNNNNNNNNNNNNNNNNNNNNNNNNNNNNNNNNNNNNNNNNNNNNNNNNNNNNNNNNNNNNNNNNNNNNNNNNNNNNNNNNNNNNNNNNNNNNNNNNNNNNNNNNNNNNNNNNNNNNNNNNNNNNNNNNNNNNNNNNNNNNNNNNNNNNNNNNNNNNNNNNNNNNNNNNNNNNNNNNNNNNNNNNNNNNNNNNNNNNNNNNNNNNNNNNNNNNNNNNNNNNNNNNNNNNNNNNNNNNNNNNNNNNNNNNNNNNNNNNNNNNNNNNNNNNNNNNNNNNNNNNNNNNNNNNNNNNNNNNNNNNNNNNNNNNNNNNNNNNNNNNNNNNNNNNNNNNNNNNNNNNNNNNNNNNNNNNNNNNNNNNNNNNNNNNNNNNNNNNNNNNNNNNNNNNNNNNNNNNNNNNNNNNNNNNNNNNNNNNNNNNNNNNNNNNNNNNNNNNNNNNNNNNNNNNNNNNNNNNNNNNNNNNNNNNNNNNNNNNNNNNNNNNNNNNNNNNNNNNNNNNNNNNNNNNNNNNNNNNNNNNNNNNNNNNNNNNNNNNNNNNNNNNNNNNNNNNNNNNNNNNNNNNNNNNNNNNNNNNNNNNNNNNNNNNNNNNNNNNNNNNNNNNNNNNNNNNNNNNNNNNNNNNNNNNNNNNNNNNNNNNNNNNNNNNNNNNNNNNNNNNNNNNNNNNNNNNNNNNNNNNNNNNNNNNNNNNNNNNNNNNNNNNNNNNNNNNNNNNNNNNNNNNNNNNNNNNNNNNNNNNNNNNNNNNNNNNNNNNNNNNNNNNNNNNNNNNNNNNNNNNNNNNNNNNNNNNNNNNNNNNNNNNNNNNNNNNNNNNNNNNNNNNNNNNNNNNNNNNNNNNNNNNNNNNNNNNNNNNNNNNNNNNNNNNNNNNNNNNNNNNNNNNNNNNNNNNNNNNNNNNNNNNNNNNNNNNNNNNNNNNNNNNNNNNNNNNNNNNNNNNNNNNNNNNNNNNNNNNNNNNNNNNNNNNNNNNNNNNNNNNNNNNNNNNNNNNNNNNNNNNNNNNNNNNNNNNNNNNNNNNNNNNNNNNNNNNNNNNNNNNNNNNNNNNNNNNNNNNNNNNNNNNNNNNNNNNNNNNNNNNNNNNNNNNNNNNNNNNNNNNNNNNNNNNNNNNNNNNNNNNNNNNNNNNNNNNNNNNNNNNNNNNNNNNNNNNNNNNNNNNNNNNNNNNNNNNNNNNNNNNNNNNNNNNNNNNNNNNNNNNNNNNNNNNNNNNNNNNNNNNNNNNNNNNNNNNNNNNNNNNNNNNNNNNNNNNNNNNNNNNNNNNNNNNNNNNNNNNNNNNNNNNNNNNNNNNNNNNNNNNNNNNNNNNNNNNNNNNNNNNNNNNNNNNNNNNNNNNNNNNNNNNNNNNNNNNNNNNNNNNNNNNNNNNNNNNNNNNNNNNNNNNNNNNNNNNNNNNNNNNNNNNNNNNNNNNNNNNNNNNNNNNNNNNNNNNNNNNNNNNNNNNNNNNNNNNNNNNNNNNNNNNNNNNNNNNNNNNNNNNNNNNNNNNNNNNNNNNNNNNNNNNNNNNNNNNNNNNNNNNNNNNNNNNNNNNNNNNNNNNNNNNNNNNNNNNNNNNNNNNNNNNNNNNNNNNNNNNNNNNNNNNNNNNNNNNNNNNNNNNNNNNNNNNNNNNNNNNNNNNNNNNNNNNNNNNNNNNNNNNNNNNNNNNNNNNNNNNNNNNNNNNNNNNNNNNNNNNNNNNNNNNNNNNNNNNNNNNNNNNNNNNNNNNNNNNNNNNNNNNNNNNNNNNNNNNNNNNNNNNNNNNNNNNNNNNNNNNNNNNNNNNNNNNNNNNNNNNNNNNNNNNNNNNNNNNNNNNNNNNNNNNNNNNNNNNNNNNNNNNNNNNNNNNNNNNNNNNNNNNNNNNNNNNNNNNNNNNNNNNNNNNNNNNNNNNNNNNNNNNNNNNNNNNNNNNNNNNNNNNNNNNNNNNNNNNNNNNNNNNNNNNNNNNNNNNNNNNNNNNNNNNNNNNNNNNNNNNNNNNNNNNNNNNNNNNNNNNNNNNNNNNNNNNNCAGCAGATGATTGGCAAgcgtcgctgtgattgacaggagagagagagagagagagagagagagagagagagtatacccCACCTACCCAGACAGCACAGACGGTTTTGCTCTCTCGACTCCAGGCCTTGACCGGCTTGTGATCAGAGATTATCTGCACATTTACTACATACCTGCGTCTGACTGTCAGAAAgatctgacactggagactccttccataaaccaTAAAACATGATCAACCCCCACACAGGAAACGCCACCAGAGCAACGCTTACACACGCTCGCTTTCTTTCATCTGCTCATGTGCGGTTCATCCAGTCTGTCATTttcagctgcactactgtcagagctgctgttacacacacacacacacacacacacacacacacacacacacacacacacacacttcattttattgcttttatttttatcatttatatttttgctttaaGAGGAATGTGTTCTGACTTTCAGCCCAAGCTAGTCCAGCTCGGTTTCCTCATAACATTACACACAGTCccggtaacacacacacacacacacacacacacacacacacacacacacgcacgcacacacacacacacacgcatagcGTTCCCGTCTGTCACACCCACATTAATGCAGTTATTTTCACACTCTTTCCATTTATTACACAAATCAACCAgaattctcactctctcacacaaaacacacacacacacacacacacacacacacacacacacacacacacacacacacacacacagaatcacacTCTGTGAAAACACGGTGGCCTTGGTTGAGGCTGAATCTCAGTACACGGCGTGCGTGCCGTAGTCCCGGAGCTGTGCTTTTAAATACTTTTCACTCCAGAGCAGAATGTTAATGAAAATACACGTGCgtttaaaacagtaaacaataataaacaataataaacaataataaacaataataaacaataatcagatgaatcaaagatttCCTTTATACTTTATTTCTCCAAATCCAAAAATAATGTTTGCCGCTCACGAGCTGCTCAGCATCCTAaacactcagagagagagagagagagagagagagagacagagagagagagagagagagagagagacagagagagagagagagagagaaagagagagacagagagagagagagagagagagagacagagagagagagagagagagaaagagagagacagagagagagagagagagagagacagagagagagagagagacagagagagagagagagacagagacagagagagagagacagagagagagagagagagagacagagagagacagagagagagagacagagagagagagacagagagagagagagagagagagacagagagagacagagagagagacagagagacagagacagagagagagagagagagagacagagagagagagagagagagagagagagagagagagagagaatctagagagagagagatagagagagagagagagagagagagaatctagagagagagagagaaagagacagagacagagagagagagagagagagagagagagaatctagagagagacagagagaaagagagaaagagacagagagaaagagagagagacagagagaaagagacagagagaaagagacagagagagagagagagacagagagacagagagagagagagagagagagagagacagagagacagagagagagagagagagagagagagacagagagagagagacagagagaaagagacagagagagagagagggagagagagacagagagagagagacagagagagagagacagaccccTGGTCATAGTGGAATGTGCATATAATAATACTGTCATTATCtttcacttacacacacacacacactctttccaCCCATTACACAAATGTACAATAattctctcacactgtctcagacacacacacacacacacacacacacacacacagagagagaatcaCAGTCTGGTGATAAAAACACGGTGGCCTTGGTTCTAGCAACAAAGAATACATTGCGTGCCACCatcccagctgtgtgtgtgtgtgtgtgtgtgtgtgtgtgtgtgtgtgtgtgtgtgtgtgtgtgtgtgtgtgtttgtgtggtatTTTGATACGCTCACTTCATGTGAAAGCTCGCAGATAGTTAGACAGATAATAAAGTGTGgttaaatgcacacacacacacacatagacttACACACAGACTTtattaaaagtaataaataaacgtGTTGTTTAATATCAAAGGTGCATCGAAGTCAAGGTGAAGTgatgaagagagagtgagacagacagagagagacagagagagacagataaagagagtgagacagagagagagacagagagagagagagagagagacagagagagagacagagagagagagacagatagagagagagacagatagagagagtgagacagagagagagagacagatagagagtgagagacagagagacagacagagagagacagagagagacagatagagagtgagacacagatagagagagtgagacagagagagagagagagagagagagacagatagagagtgagagacagagagagtgagacaaagagagagagacagatagagagtgagacagacagagagagagagagacagagagagagagagagtgagacagagagagagagagagagacagatagagagtgagacagagagagagagacagatagagagtgagacagagagagagagagagagagagagtgagacagagagagagagacagagagagagagtgagacagagacagagagacagagagagagagtgagacagagagtgagacagagagagagagacagagagagagacagagacagagagacagagagagacagagagacagagagagagagagagagagagagagagtgagacagagagagagacagagagagagagtgagacagagagagtgagacagagacagagagagagagagacagagagagagagtgagacagagagagtgagacagagacagagagagagagagacagagagacagagagagagagagagagagagtgagacagagagagagagagagagagagagacagatagagagtgagacagagagagagagacagatagagagtgagacagagagagcgagagacagagagagagacacagagagagagagacagagagagagagagagacagagagacagagagagagagagacagagagagagagagagacagagagagagagagagacagagagacagagagagagagagacagagagagagagacagagagacagatagagagagagacagagacagagagagagagagagagagagagagagacagatagagagagagacagagacagagagagagagagcaggaaaggaggaggagtttagagatcTGTATCCTGTActgtgtgtattacagacactgTAACTGTAATGAACCTTTTTcattacagtgtgtttacaaataaataataagcttGTAGCCTGTAACAGCTGTACTCAATATTTacagcgctgtgtgtgtgtgtgtgtgtgtgtgtgtctatatatgtgtgtctatatgtgtgtgtgtgtgtgtgcgtgtctatatgtgtgtgtgtgtgtgtctatatgtgtgtgtatgtgtgttcatatgtgtgtgtgtctatatatgtgtgtgtgtgtgtgtgtgtgtgtgtgtgtatttgtacgcagtggaggagagacgcagacatCGAGAGACAGAAATATGAACAGCTGATTGACAAGTACCACACCGAATACCAGCAACTACAGGACAAGgtagtccacacacacacacacacacacacacacacacacacacacacacacacacacacacacacacacacacactaagattACAGACAGATGACAAATTAAAGTAAAACCCAGTGGCCCTATTAcgctgatcacctttatccatTGGTAAAGCATTTCAATCCTGATGGGCGTGGTCTtgtccaggatgactccgccccatcCCCAGGCTtgctgaatggtttgatgattGCTTAATAATTCTAATGTGCGTGCATGTTTGCTACACGAGTCCCAAAATCTATGAAAATTCCCTCGCTCTTACTCGTTTGCCCCCGTCTCTGCTCCTGTGTTGCTCCTCAGCTGCCCGCTCTGGTGCAGTCTGCCGTACTGGAGCTGAAGGACGAGGTGTCGGCTCTGCAGGAACGGCTGCGAGAGCGTGAGGAGGAAGTGACACGGGTGCGAGAGGAGGTTTCCGAGCGACTGGGACGACTCGTGCGAGAGCAGCAAGAGCAGGTGGAGCAGCTCCAGCACAAACTACAGGAGCATCAGCAGGAGGCACACCGAGACGTCCAGCAGCTCAGTAAGGAGAACTCCGCTCTACACGAGGAGGTCAGATCTTACACTGTACCACAGCAACTTCTCAACAgttaccttatttatttatttatttatttatttatgaacaagctgaatcaacacctcctgaccaatcagaaatgagCATTCAGTCCATTGTGTTACTCACAAAACATCCTGCTCACAGGAACAGGACCTCAAGTCGAAACCTGATTCATATTTCATCTGTGTGCGGaggggtctgtctgtctgcctgcctgtctgcctgcctgcctgtctgtctgtctgtctctctctcttcctctctctctttcactctttcaggTGTATAATGCCTTCAAAAGGGAAAGAGGTCTCGCCTCTAGTCacatctgtcacacacacacacacacacacacacacacacacacacacacacacacacacacacacagcgcatcAGCAGTAGTTGCATGTGTTAACACTGAGGATGATCATTTCCCTTTAACAGCAAggcctggagtgttttattccttttacaccactGCAGTTTCCCggtttttcctctcctctcagtTCTGCAGTTCCTCCGTGTGGCCATGGGGTGGTGCTGTTTCTCACTCAGCTACATCTCCACTTCAATGTGGCACGCACATGTGTCTGCTGGCACAGTTGTGTGAGAATCACTGAGGCGCCTACagtcattctgtgtgtgtgtgtgtgtgtgtgtgtgtgtgtgtgtgtgtgtgtgtgtgtgtgtgtgtgtgtgtgtgtgaaagctggtTGGCTTGTTGTCTCTAACACTGAATTAGCAACCCCCTCTACCCTTacacaaacacccacccacccacacacacacacacacacacacacacacacactaatacaatACGATTTGGGTTTTTAAGGCAACTGTTCCATATTCGAAGTTAATTTAGTGAACTTTGTTTTGCTAGTTCTACACTGAAGGAAATTAAAATTGCATTACTCCTCCCACTAACACCTTAGCCACTCCCTGGAACATGATAGCAACAAATTAACATGCTACCAACCATCCAAGATTCCATAGCAAACACCTAGCTACAACCTAGCAGCCACCTGGGATtgcatagcaaccacctagcaaacCCATACCAACTTCATGGAATGAAATAGCAATCACCTAACACTTTAACAACCACATGAAATAACAGCAACCAGCTAgtaacaccctagcaaccaactGGATTACCATAGTATCTACCTAGTAACACCCTAGCAGCTACCTGGAATACCATAACAACACCCCAGCAACCAACtggaataccatagcaaccacctagcaacaccctagcaactaCCTGGAATACCATAGTAACCACCTAGTAACACCCTAGCAGCTACCtggaataccatagcaaccacttAGCAACATCCTAGCAACCAACTTGTGGTACACCATAgtaaccacctagcaacactcTAGCAGCTACCTGGAATACCATaacaaccacctagcaaccaACTGGtggaataccatagcaaccacctagcaacacccaAGCAACCAACTGGTGGAATACCATAgtaaccacctagcaacaccctagcagcTACCTGGAATACTATAGCAACCAAATAGCAACCACCCTAGCAACCAACTGGGATaacatagcaaccacctagcacttaaacattttcatttcaacataatatttttaatatgatAACATTTTGAGTCAGTCGTTTAGCAGGCTCTGTCAAGTACATTCATGACCTTTAACCTTCCAGTTATCCGTTTATAATCATTTGTGATCGGTTATATTCGATTTTTGATTGTTGCCTCGATTCATTTCAGTCGATCCGATCGATTCGGACTGTCTGACGGTTACACCTACACCAATTACAGAGTTTGCTCTGTGTAAACATTCACGGATTATCTGTAGCGTGCGAGATGTCTGACCTCTTACTGCTGCAACACAGGAGACACCCGaacactttccttttctctcaaTATGCATCAGACCAAACGTTAATAAAATTCACCCTGAGATAAAGACAATTCCCCGGAAGAGAAAGGACGCGGGACGTCCACTTCACCTCTGAGAAAAAAATAGCTAACACGAGCTGAAAAAGTCACCAGACGATGTCATgggctaatttgcatattcattgcaTCATTGTAACATTTGCATATCAACccatgtttaaatgatttcgATTCTGTCCCTATGTGTCTCTGCTTCCTTTCCTCTGTCTGTTCTCTCCCTCCCGCCGCTCTGTGGCGTGTAGAACTGTCTGCTGCAGGAGACGGTGAGACGCGAGTGTGAGGAGCGAGCCGAGCTGACGGCCGCCCTGTCCCTGGCGAGAGAGCAGCTGCTGGGTGTCAGACAGACAGCGGCGAAC is a window of Ictalurus punctatus breed USDA103 chromosome 4, Coco_2.0, whole genome shotgun sequence DNA encoding:
- the LOC108264140 gene encoding GRB10-interacting GYF protein 2, with protein sequence MCVYVCSYVCVSIYVCVCVCVCVCICTQWRRDADIERQKYEQLIDKYHTEYQQLQDKLPALVQSAVLELKDEVSALQERLREREEEVTRVREEVSERLGRLVREQQEQVEQLQHKLQEHQQEAHRDVQQLSKENSALHEENCLLQETVRRECEERAELTAALSLAREQLLGVRQTAANSSIPHSSASSSLPSLSAGHSRDAVTGGRSTASWHGNPRQLLPALPRLTTERPAPPTGTRHHISTLKGRKDKHSC